The proteins below are encoded in one region of bacterium:
- the radA gene encoding DNA repair protein RadA — MKKQTRFVCQSCGFETAKWLGKCQGCEGWNTLVEEVITASPVSKAGARPSATSLPSSIADISEEDQTRWLSGIDEFDRVLGGGIVPGAIMLIGGDPGIGKSTLLTQVANLFSSVIGPSLYISGEESVRQVKIRAQRLGIVSKDMMVASETELSAIIGLIDYAKPQLVVIDSIQSTYDAEMESAPASVSQVRGCATALQRLAKADSIPIFLVGHVTKEGAIAGPRVLEHLVDTVLFFEGDNQGAFRVLRAVKNRFGPTDEIGVFEMREQGLEPVENASAMLLAERPTDSPGSAVVAAMEGSRSLLAEVQALTTPTYLNNPRRVVSGVDYNRLSLVMAVLEKRLGFRLGTHDVFVNIAGGIKVVEPAVDLAALVSIASSMRDQTLEPTTVVFGEVGLGGEVRAVNHVERRLREAARMGFDKAIVPRRNLERLNGNLPINVRGVQNVAQALEA; from the coding sequence GTGAAAAAACAGACGCGATTCGTATGTCAATCCTGCGGCTTTGAGACCGCGAAATGGCTTGGGAAGTGTCAGGGATGCGAGGGGTGGAATACTTTAGTTGAGGAAGTCATCACCGCGTCGCCCGTCTCCAAAGCCGGCGCTCGACCCTCCGCTACTTCGCTGCCGTCATCAATTGCCGACATTTCAGAGGAAGACCAAACAAGATGGCTGTCCGGCATCGATGAGTTCGACCGAGTTTTAGGGGGCGGCATCGTTCCCGGCGCGATTATGCTTATCGGCGGCGACCCCGGTATCGGCAAAAGCACTCTACTAACTCAAGTTGCTAATCTTTTTAGCAGTGTAATCGGCCCATCGCTTTATATTTCAGGCGAGGAGTCGGTCAGACAAGTCAAAATCCGCGCTCAGAGATTAGGCATTGTCTCCAAAGACATGATGGTTGCTTCCGAAACCGAGTTAAGCGCCATTATTGGCCTTATCGATTATGCCAAGCCGCAGTTAGTGGTCATCGACTCAATCCAGAGCACCTATGATGCCGAGATGGAATCAGCACCCGCTTCAGTTTCACAGGTGAGAGGTTGCGCAACGGCATTACAGCGATTGGCGAAGGCCGATAGCATTCCTATTTTCTTAGTCGGCCATGTGACTAAAGAGGGTGCGATAGCCGGCCCGCGGGTGTTGGAACACCTGGTGGATACGGTGCTATTCTTTGAGGGAGATAATCAGGGCGCATTTAGGGTCTTGCGGGCAGTAAAAAACCGGTTTGGGCCAACGGATGAAATCGGAGTCTTTGAGATGCGCGAGCAGGGTCTGGAGCCAGTCGAGAATGCCTCGGCAATGCTTCTTGCCGAAAGACCAACCGATTCCCCAGGTTCTGCAGTGGTTGCCGCGATGGAAGGCTCCCGTAGCCTTTTGGCAGAAGTGCAAGCCTTGACCACTCCCACTTATCTCAACAATCCCAGACGTGTTGTGAGCGGCGTAGATTACAACCGTTTAAGCTTGGTGATGGCTGTGTTGGAGAAGCGTTTGGGTTTTCGCTTGGGAACTCATGATGTGTTCGTAAATATCGCTGGTGGAATAAAAGTGGTTGAACCGGCTGTAGATTTGGCCGCGTTGGTAAGTATCGCATCGAGCATGCGCGACCAGACGCTTGAGCCTACGACAGTGGTTTTTGGTGAGGTGGGCCTTGGCGGTGAGGTGCGGGCAGTTAATCACGTTGAGCGACGCTTACGCGAGGCTGCAAGAATGGGTTTTGATAAAGCCATCGTTCCCCGCCGCAACCTCGAACGCCTTAACGGCAATCTTCCAATTAATGTCAGAGGTGTTCAAAACGTAGCTCAAGCCCTAGAAGCC